From Caretta caretta isolate rCarCar2 chromosome 14, rCarCar1.hap1, whole genome shotgun sequence, the proteins below share one genomic window:
- the LOC125621774 gene encoding uncharacterized protein LOC125621774 isoform X3 yields MTHVWIQKGADGFSRENEDESPQQESPERMDLHGMLSGSTKGEVSQNHEKEKASASQSYKCPDCGKSFHWSSRLAIHQRIHTGEKPHKCADCGKGFNWRAQLITHWRCHTGEKPFTCEDCGKSFMRSSILTEHKRIHTGETPYKCDYCGERFAWSSALSVHRRIHVEGEHYRCKDCGKSFCMSSDLNKHRRVHTGERPYKCPDCGKSFRVSSNLTAHRRIHTGERPYKCPECEQSFRQSSTLLKHQRLHLQERPYKCPECGQSFCVSSALTVHQRIHTGERPYRCKGCGKSFSNSSSLVTHQRIHTGEKPYKCPDCGKSFSQRSALSAHRSIHRGERPYKCDCGESFIVSADLLKHQRIHTGEKLYNCKDCGKSFSRSTNLAAHGRIHRGEKPYKCPDCGKSFTSSSTLITHRRVHTGERPYNCSDCGRRFSQSSALTKHRRIHTGERPYNCSDCGNSFTNSSHLIRHQRTHTGDSPYKCPECGKRFRQSSALLKHWRLHRGNTVNVDFTENAQTTSEARWDGNP; encoded by the coding sequence ATGACTCATGTCTGGATTCAGAAGGGAGCTGATGGGTTCAGCAGGGAGAATGAAGATGAGAGTCCTCAGCAGGAAAGTCCCGAGCGAATGGACCTGCATGGGATGTTATCAGGAAGCACCAAAGGGGAAGTTTCCCAGAATCATGAAAAGGAAAAAGCCAGTGCGAGTCAGTCTTATAAATGCcccgactgtgggaaaagcttccacTGGAGCTCACGCCTTGCCAttcatcagcgaatccacacaggagagaagccacATAAGTGTGCCGACTGTGGGAAAGGCTTCAATTGGAGGGCACAGCTTATCACACACTGGAGATGtcacacgggagagaaacccttTACATGTgaggactgtgggaaaagcttcatgcGGAGCTCCATCCTTACTGAACACAAGAGAATACACACGGGAGAGACACCTTACAAATGCGACTATTGCGGGGAAAGATTTGCCTGGAGCTCAGCCCTCTCTGTACACAGGAGAATCCACGTGGAAGGGGAACACTATCGATGTAAagattgtgggaaaagcttctgCATGAGCTCGGATCTTAATAAACATAGAAGAGtgcacacgggagagagaccctataaatgccctgactgtgggaagagcttcagaGTGAGCTCAAACCTCACGGCACATCGGAGGATCCACAccggagagagaccctataaatgccccgAATGTGAGCAAAGCTTCCGGCAGAGCTCCACCCTTCTTAAACATCAGAGACTACACTTGCAAGAGAGGCCATATAAATGCCCTGAGTGTGGGCAAAGCTTCTGTGTCAGCTCAGCCCTGACTGttcatcagaggatccacacgggagagagaccttACAGATGCAAaggctgtgggaaaagcttcagtaacAGCTCATCCCTTGTCACCCACCAGaggatccacacgggagagaaaccctataaatgccccGACTGCGGGAAGAGTTTCAGCCAGCGCTCGGCCCTGTCTGCGCACAGGAGCATCCAcagaggagagagaccctataaatgtgACTGTGGGGAAAGTTTCATTGTGAGTGCTGACCTTCTCAagcatcagaggatccacacgggagagaaactCTACAATTGCaaagactgtgggaaaagcttctcTCGGAGCACCAACCTTGCTGCCCACGGGCGGATCCACCGGGGAGAGAAACCTTATAAATGCcccgactgtgggaaaagcttcactagCAGCTCAACCCTTATTACGCATCGGAGAGTGCACACGGGAGAGAGGCCCTATAACTGCTCTGACTGCGGGAGGAGGTTCAGTCAGAGCTCAGCCCTTACTAAGCatcggagaatccacacgggagagaggcCCTATAACTGCTCTGACTGTGGGAACAGCTTCACCAACAGCTCCCAtcttattagacatcagagaacccacacgggaGACAGTCCCTATAAATGCCCCGAATGTGGGAAAAGATTCAGGCAGAGCTCGGCCCTTCTGAAACATTGGAGACTCCACAGGGGAAACACTGTAAATGTCGACTTTACAGAGAATGCTCAGACCACCAGTGAAGCCAGGTGGGATGGGAATCCGTGA
- the LOC125621774 gene encoding uncharacterized protein LOC125621774 isoform X1: MVNGAITNSDNHPFPSYEQDPPPAPSPPATTSPDLISHMDQGEEPSAPDPQDSSEKETLSDSHIAQGMTHVWIQKGADGFSRENEDESPQQESPERMDLHGMLSGSTKGEVSQNHEKEKASASQSYKCPDCGKSFHWSSRLAIHQRIHTGEKPHKCADCGKGFNWRAQLITHWRCHTGEKPFTCEDCGKSFMRSSILTEHKRIHTGETPYKCDYCGERFAWSSALSVHRRIHVEGEHYRCKDCGKSFCMSSDLNKHRRVHTGERPYKCPDCGKSFRVSSNLTAHRRIHTGERPYKCPECEQSFRQSSTLLKHQRLHLQERPYKCPECGQSFCVSSALTVHQRIHTGERPYRCKGCGKSFSNSSSLVTHQRIHTGEKPYKCPDCGKSFSQRSALSAHRSIHRGERPYKCDCGESFIVSADLLKHQRIHTGEKLYNCKDCGKSFSRSTNLAAHGRIHRGEKPYKCPDCGKSFTSSSTLITHRRVHTGERPYNCSDCGRRFSQSSALTKHRRIHTGERPYNCSDCGNSFTNSSHLIRHQRTHTGDSPYKCPECGKRFRQSSALLKHWRLHRGNTVNVDFTENAQTTSEARWDGNP; encoded by the exons ATGGTTAATGGAGCTATAACAAACTCTGATAATCACCCCTTTCCATCCTATGAGCAggaccctcctcctgccccctccccgcccgcgaCCACCTCACCAGACCTTATTTCCCACATGGACCAAGGGGAAGAACCCAGTGCCCCAGACCCTCAAGATTCTTCAGAAAAGGAGACACTGAGCGACTCCCACATAG CACAGGGAATGACTCATGTCTGGATTCAGAAGGGAGCTGATGGGTTCAGCAGGGAGAATGAAGATGAGAGTCCTCAGCAGGAAAGTCCCGAGCGAATGGACCTGCATGGGATGTTATCAGGAAGCACCAAAGGGGAAGTTTCCCAGAATCATGAAAAGGAAAAAGCCAGTGCGAGTCAGTCTTATAAATGCcccgactgtgggaaaagcttccacTGGAGCTCACGCCTTGCCAttcatcagcgaatccacacaggagagaagccacATAAGTGTGCCGACTGTGGGAAAGGCTTCAATTGGAGGGCACAGCTTATCACACACTGGAGATGtcacacgggagagaaacccttTACATGTgaggactgtgggaaaagcttcatgcGGAGCTCCATCCTTACTGAACACAAGAGAATACACACGGGAGAGACACCTTACAAATGCGACTATTGCGGGGAAAGATTTGCCTGGAGCTCAGCCCTCTCTGTACACAGGAGAATCCACGTGGAAGGGGAACACTATCGATGTAAagattgtgggaaaagcttctgCATGAGCTCGGATCTTAATAAACATAGAAGAGtgcacacgggagagagaccctataaatgccctgactgtgggaagagcttcagaGTGAGCTCAAACCTCACGGCACATCGGAGGATCCACAccggagagagaccctataaatgccccgAATGTGAGCAAAGCTTCCGGCAGAGCTCCACCCTTCTTAAACATCAGAGACTACACTTGCAAGAGAGGCCATATAAATGCCCTGAGTGTGGGCAAAGCTTCTGTGTCAGCTCAGCCCTGACTGttcatcagaggatccacacgggagagagaccttACAGATGCAAaggctgtgggaaaagcttcagtaacAGCTCATCCCTTGTCACCCACCAGaggatccacacgggagagaaaccctataaatgccccGACTGCGGGAAGAGTTTCAGCCAGCGCTCGGCCCTGTCTGCGCACAGGAGCATCCAcagaggagagagaccctataaatgtgACTGTGGGGAAAGTTTCATTGTGAGTGCTGACCTTCTCAagcatcagaggatccacacgggagagaaactCTACAATTGCaaagactgtgggaaaagcttctcTCGGAGCACCAACCTTGCTGCCCACGGGCGGATCCACCGGGGAGAGAAACCTTATAAATGCcccgactgtgggaaaagcttcactagCAGCTCAACCCTTATTACGCATCGGAGAGTGCACACGGGAGAGAGGCCCTATAACTGCTCTGACTGCGGGAGGAGGTTCAGTCAGAGCTCAGCCCTTACTAAGCatcggagaatccacacgggagagaggcCCTATAACTGCTCTGACTGTGGGAACAGCTTCACCAACAGCTCCCAtcttattagacatcagagaacccacacgggaGACAGTCCCTATAAATGCCCCGAATGTGGGAAAAGATTCAGGCAGAGCTCGGCCCTTCTGAAACATTGGAGACTCCACAGGGGAAACACTGTAAATGTCGACTTTACAGAGAATGCTCAGACCACCAGTGAAGCCAGGTGGGATGGGAATCCGTGA
- the LOC125621774 gene encoding uncharacterized protein LOC125621774 isoform X2 translates to MDQGEEPSAPDPQDSSEKETLSDSHIAQGMTHVWIQKGADGFSRENEDESPQQESPERMDLHGMLSGSTKGEVSQNHEKEKASASQSYKCPDCGKSFHWSSRLAIHQRIHTGEKPHKCADCGKGFNWRAQLITHWRCHTGEKPFTCEDCGKSFMRSSILTEHKRIHTGETPYKCDYCGERFAWSSALSVHRRIHVEGEHYRCKDCGKSFCMSSDLNKHRRVHTGERPYKCPDCGKSFRVSSNLTAHRRIHTGERPYKCPECEQSFRQSSTLLKHQRLHLQERPYKCPECGQSFCVSSALTVHQRIHTGERPYRCKGCGKSFSNSSSLVTHQRIHTGEKPYKCPDCGKSFSQRSALSAHRSIHRGERPYKCDCGESFIVSADLLKHQRIHTGEKLYNCKDCGKSFSRSTNLAAHGRIHRGEKPYKCPDCGKSFTSSSTLITHRRVHTGERPYNCSDCGRRFSQSSALTKHRRIHTGERPYNCSDCGNSFTNSSHLIRHQRTHTGDSPYKCPECGKRFRQSSALLKHWRLHRGNTVNVDFTENAQTTSEARWDGNP, encoded by the exons ATGGACCAAGGGGAAGAACCCAGTGCCCCAGACCCTCAAGATTCTTCAGAAAAGGAGACACTGAGCGACTCCCACATAG CACAGGGAATGACTCATGTCTGGATTCAGAAGGGAGCTGATGGGTTCAGCAGGGAGAATGAAGATGAGAGTCCTCAGCAGGAAAGTCCCGAGCGAATGGACCTGCATGGGATGTTATCAGGAAGCACCAAAGGGGAAGTTTCCCAGAATCATGAAAAGGAAAAAGCCAGTGCGAGTCAGTCTTATAAATGCcccgactgtgggaaaagcttccacTGGAGCTCACGCCTTGCCAttcatcagcgaatccacacaggagagaagccacATAAGTGTGCCGACTGTGGGAAAGGCTTCAATTGGAGGGCACAGCTTATCACACACTGGAGATGtcacacgggagagaaacccttTACATGTgaggactgtgggaaaagcttcatgcGGAGCTCCATCCTTACTGAACACAAGAGAATACACACGGGAGAGACACCTTACAAATGCGACTATTGCGGGGAAAGATTTGCCTGGAGCTCAGCCCTCTCTGTACACAGGAGAATCCACGTGGAAGGGGAACACTATCGATGTAAagattgtgggaaaagcttctgCATGAGCTCGGATCTTAATAAACATAGAAGAGtgcacacgggagagagaccctataaatgccctgactgtgggaagagcttcagaGTGAGCTCAAACCTCACGGCACATCGGAGGATCCACAccggagagagaccctataaatgccccgAATGTGAGCAAAGCTTCCGGCAGAGCTCCACCCTTCTTAAACATCAGAGACTACACTTGCAAGAGAGGCCATATAAATGCCCTGAGTGTGGGCAAAGCTTCTGTGTCAGCTCAGCCCTGACTGttcatcagaggatccacacgggagagagaccttACAGATGCAAaggctgtgggaaaagcttcagtaacAGCTCATCCCTTGTCACCCACCAGaggatccacacgggagagaaaccctataaatgccccGACTGCGGGAAGAGTTTCAGCCAGCGCTCGGCCCTGTCTGCGCACAGGAGCATCCAcagaggagagagaccctataaatgtgACTGTGGGGAAAGTTTCATTGTGAGTGCTGACCTTCTCAagcatcagaggatccacacgggagagaaactCTACAATTGCaaagactgtgggaaaagcttctcTCGGAGCACCAACCTTGCTGCCCACGGGCGGATCCACCGGGGAGAGAAACCTTATAAATGCcccgactgtgggaaaagcttcactagCAGCTCAACCCTTATTACGCATCGGAGAGTGCACACGGGAGAGAGGCCCTATAACTGCTCTGACTGCGGGAGGAGGTTCAGTCAGAGCTCAGCCCTTACTAAGCatcggagaatccacacgggagagaggcCCTATAACTGCTCTGACTGTGGGAACAGCTTCACCAACAGCTCCCAtcttattagacatcagagaacccacacgggaGACAGTCCCTATAAATGCCCCGAATGTGGGAAAAGATTCAGGCAGAGCTCGGCCCTTCTGAAACATTGGAGACTCCACAGGGGAAACACTGTAAATGTCGACTTTACAGAGAATGCTCAGACCACCAGTGAAGCCAGGTGGGATGGGAATCCGTGA